The uncultured Desulfatiglans sp. DNA window TCCTCGCTCATTTTTCTGAACCAGTAACGCCCGTAATGAAGCCCGGAGGCGACGGTCAACGCCGCCGTCACCCAGAACACCGGCTCACCGACCAACCCCCGCAGGTGGAGCTTTTCATCGGAGAGCACCACGAATATGCTGAGGAGCTGAAAAAAGGTCGTGATCTTGCTGACCACGGACGGGCACATGACCACTTCATGCCGGGTGATGAAGAGGATGAGGACCCCCAGGAGGATCAGCACATCCCGGCTGATGGCAACCACCGTGAGCCACGCGGGGATGAAGCCGCGGGCCGCCAGGGCGATGAATGCCGCCACCAGCAGGATCTTGTCGGCAAGGGGATCGAGGAAGGCGCCGATCTGGCTTTTTTGATTGAAGGCGCGCGCGATGAAGCCGTCGACCCCATCGCTCACACCGGCGATGACAAAGACGATCAGGGCGGCGGTCAGCCGGTCGTCCAGGAGGTAAATGACGAAGATCGGCACCAGGATGACCCGCAGGCTGGTGATCAGATTCGGGACCGTCATATCGCTCAATAACCCGAAGGTGAAACGGAAAAGATCAGCGCACCGTCAG harbors:
- a CDS encoding putative CDP-diacylglycerol--glycerol-3-phosphate 3-phosphatidyltransferase (Evidence 3 : Putative function from multiple computational evidences) translates to MTVPNLITSLRVILVPIFVIYLLDDRLTAALIVFVIAGVSDGVDGFIARAFNQKSQIGAFLDPLADKILLVAAFIALAARGFIPAWLTVVAISRDVLILLGVLILFITRHEVVMCPSVVSKITTFFQLLSIFVVLSDEKLHLRGLVGEPVFWVTAALTVASGLHYGRYWFRKMSEEETPRL